ACAAATGCCCGGTTGCGCAACAGCATGCCGTAGCGACGCAACGTCCCGCGCAGGTCGAAGGGGGTGATGGATTTGGACGATGCCGGGATGCGCGGCATGAACCCGTAAAAACCCAGCCAGACCGCCAGCGCAGCAATCCCCAGCACCAGAAACAGTTCGCGCCATGAGAGGAACTGCAACAACAGGCTGCCCAGCAGCGGTCCCAGCAATGGTGAAAGCAGAGCGATGTTGCCCAGCCATGCCATGATCCGCACCGCATCGGCTTCGCAGAACAGATCCTGCAACGCCGGATAACTGACCGCGATGACAAACCCCAAGCCCATGCCCTGTATCAGTCGCAGGATGTTGAACGCCTCAATCCCCTGCACCCGATACGTTGCCAGGCACGCCAGCGCAAACAGTGCGCTGCCGAGCAGCAGCAATGGTCGACGGCCGTAGTGATCGGACAGTGGACCCACCAGCCATTGCAAAAGAACACCGCCGATCAAATAAAGGGTGAAGGCATAGGGAACATGCTTTGCGCTGGCCTGAAGTTCATCGGTAACGGTCAGCATGGCGGGCATTATCAAATCGCTCGCCATATAGGTCAGTAGTTCGAATGCCGCGATAAACAGGCAGATACCGAACAACTGAACGCTGTGAATGTTTTTTGATGTTTGCATGAGTTCCAGTCGATACGAAGATTAGGGAGGAGCACTCCTGTCGCTCGGTATCGAGGTTAATCATGCGGCGCCATTGTCCCTAGCCAGAACATCTGACTTAAAGTTTCAAGGGGTTGCGGTATGTTGCGGATGTGCAAATGAATGAAAGTTGCACAGACACCGTTATCAGACTATTTGATAAAGCCTTGTAAGAAAAATGCCCGCGACAGTGCGGGCATTAGTTATGGGTAAATCAAGATGATGGATTTTTCTTACAAGTGATTGTGCCAATTCATTCAGCGATGTTGGTAATACCCCGGCCCGCCACGATCATAGTGGTGGTCACCGTGTCCGCCGCCGTGGGGAAGAATGATACAGCCGCTCAATGAAAGCAGAGCGATCAGGGGAATCAGCAGTGTGATTCGACGGAGCATTTCGAAGTCCTCATGGTTATTGCCGCAATGAAGCCAAATCTCTTCATCGTCTGTAACATGAGACTTCGTTTGCCATCGTTTATCCCCGGCCGAAGGTAGGGGCTTGGCATGCAAACGGATACAAATCAGTACATTTCTACGCTCAGGAATTCGCAATGACCCAGTCGCAAC
The window above is part of the Pseudomonas prosekii genome. Proteins encoded here:
- a CDS encoding MdfA family multidrug efflux MFS transporter, with amino-acid sequence MQTSKNIHSVQLFGICLFIAAFELLTYMASDLIMPAMLTVTDELQASAKHVPYAFTLYLIGGVLLQWLVGPLSDHYGRRPLLLLGSALFALACLATYRVQGIEAFNILRLIQGMGLGFVIAVSYPALQDLFCEADAVRIMAWLGNIALLSPLLGPLLGSLLLQFLSWRELFLVLGIAALAVWLGFYGFMPRIPASSKSITPFDLRGTLRRYGMLLRNRAFVLSSIALGLMSLPLIAWIGLSPLLLIEGEGLSTLHYGLWQIPVFSGVILGNLLLDRMIAGTGLTQLIRYALWPLCAGLIALLVISTYGASIEWLIGCLTLYGVGLGMSNAVLYRLALDSSKDSKGLVSAMIGMISITIMGIAGSVIAALGGGSSLESFACLAAIAGLACLVPLHFFLQRCRVAAAV